One genomic segment of Peromyscus leucopus breed LL Stock chromosome 23, UCI_PerLeu_2.1, whole genome shotgun sequence includes these proteins:
- the Pnpla6 gene encoding patatin-like phospholipase domain-containing protein 6 isoform X2, whose translation MGTPSHELNTTSSGAEVIRKALEEGLARRICGAQPVPFVPQVLGVMIGAGVAVLVTAVLILLVVRRLRVQKTPAPEGPRYRFRKRDKVLFYGRKIMRKVSQSTSSLVDTSVSTTSRPRMKKKLKMLNIAKKILRIQKETPTLQRKEPPPSVLEADLTEGDLANSHLPSEVLYMLKNVRVLGHFEKPLFLELCRHMVFQRLGQGDYVFRPGQPDASIYVVQDGLLELCLPGPDGKECVVKEVVPGDSVNSLLSILDVITGHQHPQRTVSARAARDSTVLRLPVEAFSAVFTKYPESLVRVVQIIMVRLQRVTFLALHNYLGLTNELFSHEIQPLRLFPSPGLPTRTSPVRGSKRVVSTSGAEEAPKETSGRPPDPTGAPLPGPAGDPVKPTSLESPSAPLLSRCISMPVDISGLQGGPRSDFDMAYERGRISVSLQEEASGGPQTSSARTPTQEPREQPAGACEYSYCEDESATGGCPFGPYQGRQTSSIFEAAKRELAKLMRIEDPSLLNSRVLLHHAKAGTIIARQGDQDVSLHFVLWGCLHVYQRMIDKAEEVCLFVAQPGELVGQLAVLTGEPLIFTLRAQRDCTFLRISKSDFYEIMRAQPSVVLSAAHTVAARMSPFVRQMDFAIDWTAVEAGRALYRQGDRSDCTYIVLNGRLRSVIQRGSGKKELVGEYGRGDLIGVVEALTRQPRATTVHAVRDTELAKLPEGTLGHIKRRYPQVVTRLIHLLSQKILGNLQQLQGPFPGSGLSVPQHSELTNPASNLSTVAILPVCAEVPMMAFTLELQHALQAIGPTLLLNSDIIRARLGASALDSIQEFRLSGWLAQQEDAHRIVLYQTDTSLTPWTVRCLRQADCILIVGLGDQEPTVGQLEQMLENTAVRALKQLVLLHREEGPGPARTVEWLNMRSWCSGHLHLRCPRRLFSRRSPAKLHELYEKVFSRRADRHSDFSRLARVLTGNTIALVLGGGGARGCSHIGVLKALEEAGVPVDLVGGTSIGSFIGALYAEERSASRTKQRAREWAKSMTSVLEPVLDLTYPVTSMFTGSAFNRSIHRVFQDKQIEDLWLPYFNVTTDITASAMRVHKDGCVWRYVRASASYCPYLPPLCDPKDGHLLVDGCYVNNVPADIARSMGAKTVIAIDVGSQDETDLSTYGDSLSGWWLLWKRLNPWADKVKVPDMAEIQSRLAYVSCVRQLEVVKSSSYCEYLRPSIDCFKTMDFGKFDQIYDVGYQYGKAVFGGWTRGEVIEKMLTDRRSTDLNESRRADILAFPSSGFTDLAEIVSRIEPPTSYVSDGCADGEESDCLTEYEEDAGPDCSRDEGGSPEGASPSTASEVEEEKSVLRQRRFLPQETPSSVADA comes from the exons GATCCTGCGGATCCAGAAGGAGACCCCAACCCTCCAGCGGAAGGAGCCCCCACCCTCGGTGCTGGAGGCTGACCTCACAGAAGGTGACCTGGCCAATTCCCACCTGCCCTCTGAGGTGCTCTACATGCTCAAGAATGTCCG GGTGCTGGGTCACTTTGAGAAGCCGCTCTTCCTGGAGCTCTGCCGGCACATGGTTTTCCAGCGTCTTGGGCAGGGGGACTACGTCTTCCGGCCCGGGCAGCCAGATGCCAGCATCTACGTGGTTCAAGATGGGCTACTGGAGCTTTGTCTGCCAGGACCT GACGGGAAGGAATGTGTGGTGAAGGAAGTCGTCCCTGGAGACAGCGTCAACAGCCTCCTGAGCATCCTTGACGTCATCACC GGTCACCAGCACCCCCAGCGGACTGTGTCGGCTCGGGCTGCCCGGGACTCTACAGTGCTGAGGCTCCCGGTGGAAGCCTTCTCGGCCGTCTTCACCAAGTACCCCGAGAGCTTAGTCCGAGTGGTACAG ATCATCATGGTGAGGCTGCAGAGAGTCACCTTCCTGGCGCTTCACAATTACCTGGGTCTGACCAATGAGCTCTTCAGCCAC GAGATCCAGCCCCTACGCCTGTTCCCCAGCCCTGGCCTCCCAACCCGCACCAGCCCCGTCCGAGGCTCTAAACGGGTCGTCAGCACCTCGGGTGCCGAGGAGGCCCCAAAGGAGACCTCTGGCCGGCCCCCTGACCCCACCGGAGCCCCACTGCCTGGACCTGCAG GGGACCCAGTGAAGCCCACATCTCTAGAAAGCCCCTCGGCCCCTCTGCTGAGCCGCTGCATCTCCATGCCAGTAGACATCTCAG GCTTGCAGGGCGGGCCTCGTTCCGACTTTGACATGGCCTATGAGCGTGGCCGGATATCTGTGTCCCTTCAGGAAGAGGCCTCTGGGGGACCTCAGACATCGTCTGCTAGG ACCCCGACTCAGGAGCCCCGGGAGCAGCCAGCGGGTGCCTGTGAATACAGCTACTGTGAAGATGAGTCGGCCACAGGTGGCTGTCCCTTCGGGCCCTACCAGGGCCGCCAGACAAGCAGCATCTTTGAGGCTGCAAAGAGAGAGCTAGCCAAGCTGATGCGGATTGAG gaccCCTCTCTACTGAACAGCAGAGTCTTGCTACATCACGCCAAAGCCGGCACCATCATAGCCCGCCAGGGAGACCAG GACGTGAGCCTGCACTTTGTGCTCTGGGGCTGCCTGCACGTGTACCAACGCATGATTGACAAGGCTGAGGAAGTGTGCCTGTTTGTTGCACAGCCCGGAGAGCTGGTGGGCCAGCTGGCCGTGCTCACCGGAGAACCCCTCATCTTCACACTACGTGCCCAGAGAGACTGTACTTTCCTGCGGATCTCCAAGTCCGACTTCTACGA GATCATGCGTGCACAGCCCAGTGTGGTGCTGAGTGCAGCGCACACGGTGGCCGCGAGGATGTCGCCGTTCGTGCGCCAGATGGACTTTGCCATCGACTGGACCGCTGTGGAGGCCGGCCGCGCGCTCTACAG GCAGGGCGACCGGTCAGACTGCACCTACATTGTACTAAATGGGCGGCTCCGCAGTGTCATCCAACGGGGCAGTGGCAAGAAGGAGCTCGTCGGGGAGTACGGCCGCGGGGATCTCATTGGTGTG GTGGAGGCGCTGACCCGGCAGCCACGAGCCACCACTGTGCACGCCGTGCGAGACACAGAGCTGGCCAAGCTCCCGGAAGGCACCCTAGGCCACATCAAACGTCGGTACCCACAG GTCGTGACCCGCCTTATTCATCTCCTGAGTCAGAAAATTCTAGGCAATCTGCAGCAGTTGCAAGGACCCTTTCCAG GCTCTGGGCTCAGTGTCCCCCAGCACTCCGAACTGACCAACCCAGCCAGCAACCTGTCCACTGTAGCCATCCTCCCCGTGTGTGCTGAGGTGCCCATGATGGCCTTCACCCTGGAACTGCAGCATGCTCTGCAAGCTATTG GTCCCACGCTCCTTCTCAACAGCGACATCATCCGGGCGCGGCTGGGGGCTTCAGCACTGGATAG cattcaagaattCCGGCTGTCAGGGTGGCTGGCCCAGCAGGAAGATGCCCATCGCATTGTGCTCTACCAAACTGACACATCGCTGACCCCCTGGACCGTGCGTTGCCTACGCCAGGCTGACTGCATCCTCATTGTGGGCCTGGGTGACCAGGAGCCCACCGTTGGTCAG CTGGAGCAGATGCTGGAGAACACTGCCGTGCGTgccttgaagcagctggtcctgCTGCACCGGGAGGAAGGCCCGGGCCCCGCGCGCACAGTGGAGTGGCTCAACATGCGCAGCTGGTGCTCCGGCCACCTGCACCTGCGCTGCCCGCGCCGCCTCTTTTCGCGCCGCAGCCCGGCTAAACTG CACGAGCTGTATGAGAAGGTTTTCTCCAGGCGTGCAGATCGGCACAGCGACTTCTCCCGCTTAGCCCGGGTGCTCACTGGAAACACTATTGCCCTGGTGCTGGGTGGGGGCGGagccag AGGCTGCTCACATATTGGGGTGCTGAAGGCATTGGAGGAGGCAGGGGTGCCCGTCGACCTTGTGGGCGGCACGTCTATCGGCTCCTTCATCGGGGCCCTGTACGCGGAGGAACGCAGCGCCAGCCGCACTAAACAGCGAGCCCGGGAATGGGCCAAG AGCATGACTTCTGTACTGGAGCCCGTACTGGACCTTACATACCCCGTCACCTCCATGTTTACTGGCTCAGCCTTTAACCGAAGTATCCACCGTGTCTTCCAGGACAAGCAGATTGAG GACCTGTGGCTGCCTTACTTCAATGTGACCACAGACATCACTGCCTCGGCCATGCGTGTCCACAAAGATG GCTGTGTGTGGCGTTACGTCCGGGCCAGTGCCTCCTACTGTCCCTACCTGCCCCCGCTCTGCGACCCCAAGGACGGGCACCTGCTGGTGGACGGGTGTTACGTTAACAACGTTCCAG CGGACATCGCCCGCAGCATGGGGGCCAAAACAGTCATTGCCATCGACGTGGGAAGCCAGGACGAGACAGATCTCAGCACCTATGGGGACAGCCTGTCTGGCTGGTGGTTGCTGTGGAAACGGCTAAACCCCTGGGCAGACAAGGTGAAGGTTCCAGACATGGCTGAGATCCAGTCCCGCCTGGCGTACGTGTCCTGTGTGCGGCAGCTGGAAGTTGTCAAGTCTAGCTCCTATTGCGAGTACCTGCGCCCATCCATCGACTGCTTCAAGACCATGGACTTCGGAAAGTTCGACCAGATCTAT GATGTGGGCTACCAATATGGGAAGGCTGTGTTTGGAGGCTGGACCCGTGGTGAAGTCATTGAGAAGATGCTCACAGACCGGCGGTCTACAGACCTTAATGAGAGTCGCCGTGCAGAT ATACTCGCCTTCCCAAGCTCTGGCTTCACCGACTTGGCTGAGATCGTGTCCCGGATTGAGCCTCCAACAAGCTACGTCTCTGATGGCTGTGCTGATG GGGAGGAGTCGGATTGTCTGACCGAGTATGAGGAGGACGCAGGACCCGACTGCTCAAGGGACGAAGGGGGCTCCCCCGAGGGCGCCAGCCCGAGCACTGCCTCAGAGGTG GAAGAGGAGAAGTCCGTGCTCCGGCAACGACGCTTTCTGCCTCAGGAGACCCCCAGCTCAGTAGCAGATGCCTGA